The following coding sequences lie in one Bdellovibrionales bacterium genomic window:
- a CDS encoding pirin family protein: MGPAQLPPGHGMDVRPHPHIGLATVTYLFEGMIEHRDSLGSLQVIEPGAINWMTAGRGIVHSERTPTELRQSGSRIEGIQCWVALPQEHEETEPTFAHHPADTLPEFEKQGVVYKLLLGKALGHESPVKVHSDLFYIDSTINKDIKFTFPTENREGAVYVIQGSLKMNGQIVEKNSLAVGESTEDIEIEATSDARVLFLGGATVGPRFIYWNLVSSSEQRLAEAQQQWSLGPGNSERFPSIPGDDQEFIPLPTDGLQNPKGTPL, from the coding sequence ATGGGGCCCGCGCAGCTTCCTCCCGGTCACGGGATGGATGTGCGTCCCCATCCTCACATCGGTTTAGCCACAGTGACTTATCTCTTCGAAGGAATGATTGAGCACCGAGATAGTCTCGGGTCATTACAAGTGATTGAACCTGGAGCGATCAACTGGATGACGGCCGGTCGAGGTATTGTGCACTCGGAGAGAACTCCGACGGAGCTTCGTCAAAGTGGATCCCGCATTGAAGGAATTCAGTGTTGGGTGGCTCTTCCTCAAGAGCACGAGGAAACCGAGCCCACCTTTGCTCACCACCCGGCCGACACTCTTCCTGAATTTGAGAAACAGGGAGTTGTTTATAAATTATTGTTAGGCAAAGCTCTCGGTCATGAGAGTCCTGTAAAAGTTCACTCCGATCTTTTCTATATCGACTCTACGATCAACAAAGACATCAAATTCACTTTCCCCACCGAGAATCGTGAAGGCGCGGTTTACGTGATCCAAGGAAGTTTAAAAATGAATGGACAAATCGTAGAGAAAAATTCGCTGGCTGTCGGTGAATCCACTGAAGATATTGAAATCGAAGCGACTTCCGACGCGAGGGTTTTGTTCCTTGGTGGCGCTACCGTCGGGCCGCGATTTATTTACTGGAATCTCGTTTCCAGCTCCGAGCAGAGATTAGCTGAAGCTCAACAGCAATGGAGCCTTGGACCTGGCAATAGTGAACGATTTCCCTCCATTCCCGGAGATGATCAAGAATTTATCCCTCTCCCTACCGACGGCTTGCAAAACCCCAAAGGCACTCCTCTTTGA
- a CDS encoding M23 family metallopeptidase produces MHNITAYIKFLFFPLLLICGLYISFYFYNSHPEPVVQQNLPPEVVDLPIVPLEEAFPHVIPPRTTLFTELREQDVSPVTIQAIVDAAKPIQNLGNLKAGIRYQITKDPQNPEDISSIEFRYSATERLLVKKDEAGFWKAEKIEEKVDLRVVSFTGTVTSSLWESAIRANMDPDLISELADIFGWEIDFSREVRVNDRWRITVEEKVVRGMPVGWGAILAAEYENAGTPYRAAIFRANGKEMGYFTPEGASLRKMFLKSPIRYGRITSTFKRKRFHPIMQVFRAHNGVDYGAPIGTPVRSVASGTVTFAQRSGGGGNVIKVRHNATYETAYKHLNGYAKGVRAGAHVQQGQVIGYVGNTGMSTGPHLHFEFYQNGRYIDPLSKKFPSADPVPASSLDEFKQQARLLLQDLPQWRETASQDKTATQQQ; encoded by the coding sequence ATGCATAATATAACAGCGTATATTAAATTTTTATTTTTCCCGTTACTTCTTATTTGCGGTTTATACATCAGCTTCTACTTCTATAATTCCCACCCTGAGCCCGTGGTCCAACAAAATCTCCCACCAGAGGTCGTTGATCTTCCGATTGTGCCCTTAGAAGAGGCTTTTCCTCACGTTATTCCGCCACGCACGACTCTGTTTACCGAATTGCGCGAACAGGATGTTTCGCCGGTCACAATTCAAGCCATCGTTGATGCGGCAAAACCGATTCAAAATTTGGGGAATTTAAAAGCAGGCATTCGATATCAGATCACTAAAGATCCTCAAAATCCCGAGGATATTTCCTCCATAGAGTTTAGATATTCGGCCACAGAACGTTTATTAGTTAAAAAAGATGAAGCCGGTTTTTGGAAGGCCGAAAAAATTGAAGAGAAAGTAGATCTCCGAGTTGTTTCCTTTACTGGGACGGTCACGTCAAGCTTGTGGGAGTCTGCGATTCGCGCCAACATGGATCCCGATTTGATCTCCGAACTGGCCGATATTTTTGGCTGGGAGATCGATTTCTCACGGGAAGTTAGAGTCAACGATCGGTGGCGCATTACCGTCGAAGAAAAAGTGGTGCGCGGAATGCCCGTCGGATGGGGCGCCATTCTCGCCGCAGAGTATGAAAACGCGGGAACTCCTTACCGAGCGGCGATCTTTCGCGCCAACGGAAAAGAAATGGGATACTTTACTCCTGAAGGCGCAAGTCTCCGCAAAATGTTTTTAAAGAGTCCCATTCGTTACGGTCGCATTACTTCTACTTTTAAACGAAAGCGCTTTCATCCCATCATGCAAGTCTTTCGCGCGCACAACGGCGTGGATTATGGAGCCCCCATCGGCACACCGGTTCGTTCGGTGGCGAGTGGCACTGTCACATTTGCGCAAAGAAGTGGTGGCGGCGGAAATGTGATCAAGGTTCGTCACAACGCCACCTACGAAACCGCTTACAAACACTTAAATGGTTATGCAAAAGGAGTTCGTGCCGGAGCTCATGTCCAGCAGGGACAGGTGATCGGTTACGTTGGGAACACAGGGATGTCGACAGGTCCACACTTGCACTTCGAATTTTATCAGAATGGAAGATATATAGATCCGTTGAGCAAAAAATTTCCTTCGGCGGATCCAGTTCCAGCATCCAGCTTAGACGAATTCAAACAGCAGGCCCGACTTCTCCTTCAGGATCTTCCTCAGTGGCGAGAGACCGCTTCTCAAGACAAAACCGCCACTCAGCAACAATGA